One genomic window of Danio rerio strain Tuebingen ecotype United States chromosome 24, GRCz12tu, whole genome shotgun sequence includes the following:
- the spata13 gene encoding spermatogenesis-associated protein 13 isoform X1: MIKATSSDLQGSSHSNDPQSDPFTEDQLMNPSLRSGCRVQVQPVLSEPCYEENRLNRLKSHAQSVPVIADGQAKLYPSRTVRLFPTQAKSEDGASQRGPPVTPQAWSGLAGFRVMGSFKKLRTSVLQGIQNRSNAMGASQERNLSSVIEDSSSFLVTKREISISQTHETEKVLNGTSRTRKTSSVSDEDDCEEVCGFQRNSHFSQSIRKAYGAGRISMLDMVNKQSLSTAEPDPVNTVESTEPCNNQDTQGNVKVLKRLSKSADNLHVFKTHFRRKVATAEPQNPECSSTVMLQRTSSSSSVDLQEHVLGSHQSPMRTRGHLQKLVGSLTDLTVKRKNIASPSPRVPVSPLSQLHDDYSRRTPCVPTSGRQRRPSPVPTKTQQDSTCQTIPILHPAPSCPAVFISDLDDSLEPPSKTTALISDYVQMAVSSSELHIGDSACPPEKYCEPMECHQNGLNDHYSQIPQQCSSPCLKPTVNGNDVNLQCLWTEERETDDLEASSDNRITRAFLKSDEASTPAASPITNSCCSESPLGTPTTPNSPAFVSASPTSVVPRKRAGRSKPRPVSDYGQLASSKFCILEEDRELENMDYTSQKDYISNGSYIESSRPENGHVCTQKESRKRRPISVIGGVDLYSSQPAEQKDDTESLPSPVCRPPVPSHRVPPYRAVSARLRPCVFSQSTPIGLDRMGRRKGRRVLSDGSSDPMLEDSVSEEDGSFEELTEGTPYLQPEVDLFTLNQHIESGRAVYAEALWDHVTMEEQELAFKAGEVIRVLDVQEQDWWWGMVGDREAWFPSSFVRVRVNQEDSSSESVESTPDTEEPIPSDSHKQNPEHRKQMRANVVKEIMDTERVYIKHLKDICEGYIRQCRKHPGMFTDTQLKTIFSNIEDIYRFQRKFLKDLERKYNPENPHLSEIGSCFLQQEEGFSIYSEYCNTHPVACAELQRLMKQSRYKHFFEACRLLQQMIDISIAGFLLTPVQKICKYPLQLGELLKYTPKEHSDFAGVCAAHKAMKNVASLINERKRRLESIDTIAHWQVAILHWAGEDVLARSSELIHSGELTRIVRPGKTQQRSYFLFDHQLVFCKKDVLRRDLLHYRGRMDTDLLEPSDLPDGRHTELGLLKNAFLLRHAENLNVLCVLCCKKSQDKQRWLQAFARERKRVQEDQEMGMEITEAQRKQAVHNARKSKHGKMKNMNYSGHPAPPHHQPLHPLHQRHVTVPTSVPQQQVFTLAEPKKKPSHLLYSLARSALFRK, translated from the exons ATGATAAAG GCAACTTCGTCAGACCTGCAGGGTTCCTCTCATAGCAATGACCCACAAAGTGACCCTTTCACTGAGGACCAACTGATGAATCCAAGTCTGAGGTCTGGTTGTAGAGTCCAGGTGCAACCGGTTTTATCCGAGCCTTGCTATGAAGAAAACCGGCTAAACCGACTAAAATCTCATGCCCAGTCTGTTCCTGTGATTGCCGATGGCCAGGCCAAGCTATACCCATCCAGGACAGTTCGTCTGTTTCCCACACAGGCAAAATCTGAGGATGGTGCTTCACAAAGAGGTCCACCTGTCACACCACAGGCTTGGTCTGGATTGGCTGGCTTTCGTGTCATGGGTTCTTTTAAAAAACTGCGGACTTCAGTTCTCCAAGGAATTCAGAACAGGAGCAATGCCATGGGAGCCAGTCAGGAGAGAAACTTATCCTCGGTGATTGAAGATAGTAGTAGTTTTTTGGTAACCAAACGAGAGATTTCCATCAGTCAAACCCACGaaactgaaaaagtgttaaaTGGGACATCTCGAACCAGAAAGACATCTTCGGTTTCAGATGAGGATGATTGTGAGGAGGTGTGTGGGTTTCAGAGGAATTCACACTTTTCTCAGAGTATCCGCAAGGCTTATGGGGCAGGACGGATATCAATGCTTGACATGGTCAACAAACAGAGCCTGTCTACTGCTGAGCCAGACCCCGTCAACACTGTGGAATCCACAGAACCTTGCAATAACCAAGACACTCAAGGAAATGTCAAGGTTCTCAAAAGACTAAGCAAAAGCGCAGATAATCTCCACGTTTTTAAGACTCATTTTAGACGCAAAGTTGCCACAGCTGAGCCACAAAACCCAGAATGTTCCAGCACTGTAATGCTTCAGAGGACCTCCAGCTCCTCATCGGTTGACTTGCAGGAACATGTTTTAGGTAGCCATCAAAGCCCCATGAGAACACGAGGACATTTGCAAAAGCTTGTCGGTAGTTTAACTGACCTCACAGTCAAGCGCAAAAACATTGCAAGCCCTTCTCCAAGAGTGCCAGTGTCACCCCTTAGTCAGCTACATGACGACTACTCGCGCAGAACTCCTTGTGTCCCCACTAGCGGGCGCCAACGTAGGCCTTCGCCTGTACCCACCAAAACCCAGCAGGACAGTACTTGCCAAACCATTCCAATTTTACACCCTGCTCCCTCTTGTCCTGCAGTCTTTATCTCTGACCTGGATGACTCTCTGGAGCCTCCTAGCAAAACCACAGCCCTTATAAGTGACTATGTACAGATGGCCGTGTCCTCATCTGAGCTGCATATTGGTGACTCGGCTTGTCCACCGGAAAAATACTGTGAACCTATGGAGTGCcatcaaaatggattaaatgatCACTACTCTCAAATTCCCCAGCAGTGCTCAAGCCCTTGTCTGAAGCCAACAGTCAATGGCAATGATGTTAACTTGCAG TGTTTATGGACTGAAGAGAGAGAAACTGATGATCTTGag GCTTCATCAGATAACCGCATCACCAGAGCGTTTCTTAAAAGTGATGAGGCCTCGACCCCTGCTGCTTCACCCATCACAAACAGCTGCTGCTCAGAATCTCCATTGGGAACTCCAACAACACCAAACTCTCCAGCTTTTGTCAGTGCCTCCCCCACCTCTGTAGTGCCCAGGAAGAGAGCAGGTCGCTCCAAACCCCGTCCAGTGTCCGACTATGGCCAGTTGGCCAGCTCAAAGTTCTGCATCCTCGAGGAGGACAGGGAGTTGGAGAATATGGACTATACTTCCCAAAAGGACTACATTAGCAATGGCAGCTACATAGAGAGCAGCAGACCTGAGAACGGTCATGTGTGCACTCAGAAAGAAAGCAGAAAAAGACGTCCAATCTCCGTTATTGGAGGAGTGGATCTGTATTCATCTCAACCTGCCGAGCAGAAGGATGACACTGAGAGTTTGCCCTCT CCGGTTTGTCGTCCTCCAGTGCCCTCTCACAGGGTGCCTCCATACCGAGCAGTTTCTGCCCGTCTGAGACCCTGCGTCTTCTCCCAAAGCACACCGATTGGCCTGGATCGGATGGGGCGTCGCAAAGGGCGCAGAGTGCTCAGTG acGGCAGCTCTGATCCAATGCTTGAGGACAGTGTGAGTGAGGAGGATGGCAGCTTTGAAGAACTGACTGAAGGAACACCATATCTTCAACCAGAAGTCGATCTTTTTACTCTCAATCAG CACATAGAGTCGGGTCGGGCCGTGTATGCAGAGGCTCTGTGGGACCATGTCACAATGGAGGAGCAGGAGCTGGCCTTTAAAGCCGGGGAGGTGATCCGAGTTCTGGATGTTCAGGAGCAGGACTGGTGGTGGGGGATGGTGGGCGATCGGGAGGCTTGGTTTCCCTCTAGCTTTGTGCGG GTTCGGGTGAATCAAGAGGATTCGAGCAGTGAGAGTGTAGAAAGCACGCCAGATACAGAGGAGCCCATCCCATCAGACTCGCACAAACAAAACCCTGAGCACCGAAAGCAGATGAGAGCCAATGTGGTCAAAGAGATTATGGACACGGAGCGAGTTTACATCAAACATCTCAAAGATATCTGTGAG GGATATATTCGTCAATGTAGAAAGCACCCTGGCATGTTCACAGACACACAGCTAAAGACAATCTTCAGCAACATCGAGGACATCTACAGGTTCCAGAGGAAGTTTCTGAAGGATTTGGAAAGGAAATACAACCCTGAAAATCCTCATCTAAGTGAGATAGGCTCCTGCTTCCTTCAACAG gaGGAAGGTTTCTCCATATACTCTGAGTACTGTAACACACATCCAGTAGCGTGTGCTGAACTGCAGCGACTGATGAAACAGAGCCGATATAAACACTTCTTTGAAGCCTGTCGTCTCCTGCAGCAGATGATTGACATTTCCATTGCTGGATTCTTGCTCACACCAGTGCAGAAGATTTGTAAATACCCTCTTCAGCTAGGAGAGCTTTTGAAATACACACCCAAAGAACACAG TGACTTTGCAGGGGTGTGTGCGGCACATAAAGCGATGAAGAATGTGGCAAGTCTGATAAATGAGAGGAAAAGGCGTCTTGAGAGCATTGACACCATCGCTCACTGGCAGGTGGCCATCCTGCACTGGGCG GGTGAGGATGTGTTAGCAAGAAGCTCAGAGCTCATCCACTCTGGCGAGTTAACTCGGATAGTACGGCCTGGAAAAACCCAGCAGCGCAGCTACTTTCTGTTTGACCATCAGCTGGTGTTCTGTAAGAAAGACGTCCTGCgcagagacctgctgcactacCGCGGCCGTATGGACACAGATCTGCTGGAGCCGAGTGACCTGCCTGATGGACGGCACACAGAGCTGGGCCTGCTGAAGAACGCCTTTCTCCTGCGCCATGCGGAGAACCTGAACGTGCTGTGTGTGCTGTGCTGCAAGAAGAGCCAGGATAAGCAGCGATGGCTACAGGCTTTTGCCCGGGAGCGTAAACGTGTACAGGAAGACCAAGAGATGG GGATGGAGATTACTGAAGCCCAGAGGAAGCAAGCAGTTCATAATGCCAGGAAATCTAAACACGGCAAAATGAAAA ATATGAATTATTCTGGCCATCCTGCGCCTCCCCACCATCAGCCTCTTCATCCTCTTCATCAGAGACATGTGACTGTGCCAACCAGCGTCCCTCAGCAGCAGGTCTTTACTTTAGCAGAGCCCAAAAAGAAGCCTTCACACCTGCTGTATTCTCTCGCCCGCAGTGCCCTCTTCAGGAAATGA
- the spata13 gene encoding spermatogenesis-associated protein 13 isoform X3, whose product MGRRKGRRVLSDGSSDPMLEDSVSEEDGSFEELTEGTPYLQPEVDLFTLNQHIESGRAVYAEALWDHVTMEEQELAFKAGEVIRVLDVQEQDWWWGMVGDREAWFPSSFVRVRVNQEDSSSESVESTPDTEEPIPSDSHKQNPEHRKQMRANVVKEIMDTERVYIKHLKDICEGYIRQCRKHPGMFTDTQLKTIFSNIEDIYRFQRKFLKDLERKYNPENPHLSEIGSCFLQQEEGFSIYSEYCNTHPVACAELQRLMKQSRYKHFFEACRLLQQMIDISIAGFLLTPVQKICKYPLQLGELLKYTPKEHSDFAGVCAAHKAMKNVASLINERKRRLESIDTIAHWQVAILHWAGEDVLARSSELIHSGELTRIVRPGKTQQRSYFLFDHQLVFCKKDVLRRDLLHYRGRMDTDLLEPSDLPDGRHTELGLLKNAFLLRHAENLNVLCVLCCKKSQDKQRWLQAFARERKRVQEDQEMGMEITEAQRKQAVHNARKSKHGKMKNMNYSGHPAPPHHQPLHPLHQRHVTVPTSVPQQQVFTLAEPKKKPSHLLYSLARSALFRK is encoded by the exons ATGGGGCGTCGCAAAGGGCGCAGAGTGCTCAGTG acGGCAGCTCTGATCCAATGCTTGAGGACAGTGTGAGTGAGGAGGATGGCAGCTTTGAAGAACTGACTGAAGGAACACCATATCTTCAACCAGAAGTCGATCTTTTTACTCTCAATCAG CACATAGAGTCGGGTCGGGCCGTGTATGCAGAGGCTCTGTGGGACCATGTCACAATGGAGGAGCAGGAGCTGGCCTTTAAAGCCGGGGAGGTGATCCGAGTTCTGGATGTTCAGGAGCAGGACTGGTGGTGGGGGATGGTGGGCGATCGGGAGGCTTGGTTTCCCTCTAGCTTTGTGCGG GTTCGGGTGAATCAAGAGGATTCGAGCAGTGAGAGTGTAGAAAGCACGCCAGATACAGAGGAGCCCATCCCATCAGACTCGCACAAACAAAACCCTGAGCACCGAAAGCAGATGAGAGCCAATGTGGTCAAAGAGATTATGGACACGGAGCGAGTTTACATCAAACATCTCAAAGATATCTGTGAG GGATATATTCGTCAATGTAGAAAGCACCCTGGCATGTTCACAGACACACAGCTAAAGACAATCTTCAGCAACATCGAGGACATCTACAGGTTCCAGAGGAAGTTTCTGAAGGATTTGGAAAGGAAATACAACCCTGAAAATCCTCATCTAAGTGAGATAGGCTCCTGCTTCCTTCAACAG gaGGAAGGTTTCTCCATATACTCTGAGTACTGTAACACACATCCAGTAGCGTGTGCTGAACTGCAGCGACTGATGAAACAGAGCCGATATAAACACTTCTTTGAAGCCTGTCGTCTCCTGCAGCAGATGATTGACATTTCCATTGCTGGATTCTTGCTCACACCAGTGCAGAAGATTTGTAAATACCCTCTTCAGCTAGGAGAGCTTTTGAAATACACACCCAAAGAACACAG TGACTTTGCAGGGGTGTGTGCGGCACATAAAGCGATGAAGAATGTGGCAAGTCTGATAAATGAGAGGAAAAGGCGTCTTGAGAGCATTGACACCATCGCTCACTGGCAGGTGGCCATCCTGCACTGGGCG GGTGAGGATGTGTTAGCAAGAAGCTCAGAGCTCATCCACTCTGGCGAGTTAACTCGGATAGTACGGCCTGGAAAAACCCAGCAGCGCAGCTACTTTCTGTTTGACCATCAGCTGGTGTTCTGTAAGAAAGACGTCCTGCgcagagacctgctgcactacCGCGGCCGTATGGACACAGATCTGCTGGAGCCGAGTGACCTGCCTGATGGACGGCACACAGAGCTGGGCCTGCTGAAGAACGCCTTTCTCCTGCGCCATGCGGAGAACCTGAACGTGCTGTGTGTGCTGTGCTGCAAGAAGAGCCAGGATAAGCAGCGATGGCTACAGGCTTTTGCCCGGGAGCGTAAACGTGTACAGGAAGACCAAGAGATGG GGATGGAGATTACTGAAGCCCAGAGGAAGCAAGCAGTTCATAATGCCAGGAAATCTAAACACGGCAAAATGAAAA ATATGAATTATTCTGGCCATCCTGCGCCTCCCCACCATCAGCCTCTTCATCCTCTTCATCAGAGACATGTGACTGTGCCAACCAGCGTCCCTCAGCAGCAGGTCTTTACTTTAGCAGAGCCCAAAAAGAAGCCTTCACACCTGCTGTATTCTCTCGCCCGCAGTGCCCTCTTCAGGAAATGA
- the spata13 gene encoding spermatogenesis-associated protein 13 isoform X2, with protein MNPSLRSGCRVQVQPVLSEPCYEENRLNRLKSHAQSVPVIADGQAKLYPSRTVRLFPTQAKSEDGASQRGPPVTPQAWSGLAGFRVMGSFKKLRTSVLQGIQNRSNAMGASQERNLSSVIEDSSSFLVTKREISISQTHETEKVLNGTSRTRKTSSVSDEDDCEEVCGFQRNSHFSQSIRKAYGAGRISMLDMVNKQSLSTAEPDPVNTVESTEPCNNQDTQGNVKVLKRLSKSADNLHVFKTHFRRKVATAEPQNPECSSTVMLQRTSSSSSVDLQEHVLGSHQSPMRTRGHLQKLVGSLTDLTVKRKNIASPSPRVPVSPLSQLHDDYSRRTPCVPTSGRQRRPSPVPTKTQQDSTCQTIPILHPAPSCPAVFISDLDDSLEPPSKTTALISDYVQMAVSSSELHIGDSACPPEKYCEPMECHQNGLNDHYSQIPQQCSSPCLKPTVNGNDVNLQCLWTEERETDDLEASSDNRITRAFLKSDEASTPAASPITNSCCSESPLGTPTTPNSPAFVSASPTSVVPRKRAGRSKPRPVSDYGQLASSKFCILEEDRELENMDYTSQKDYISNGSYIESSRPENGHVCTQKESRKRRPISVIGGVDLYSSQPAEQKDDTESLPSPVCRPPVPSHRVPPYRAVSARLRPCVFSQSTPIGLDRMGRRKGRRVLSDGSSDPMLEDSVSEEDGSFEELTEGTPYLQPEVDLFTLNQHIESGRAVYAEALWDHVTMEEQELAFKAGEVIRVLDVQEQDWWWGMVGDREAWFPSSFVRVRVNQEDSSSESVESTPDTEEPIPSDSHKQNPEHRKQMRANVVKEIMDTERVYIKHLKDICEGYIRQCRKHPGMFTDTQLKTIFSNIEDIYRFQRKFLKDLERKYNPENPHLSEIGSCFLQQEEGFSIYSEYCNTHPVACAELQRLMKQSRYKHFFEACRLLQQMIDISIAGFLLTPVQKICKYPLQLGELLKYTPKEHSDFAGVCAAHKAMKNVASLINERKRRLESIDTIAHWQVAILHWAGEDVLARSSELIHSGELTRIVRPGKTQQRSYFLFDHQLVFCKKDVLRRDLLHYRGRMDTDLLEPSDLPDGRHTELGLLKNAFLLRHAENLNVLCVLCCKKSQDKQRWLQAFARERKRVQEDQEMGMEITEAQRKQAVHNARKSKHGKMKNMNYSGHPAPPHHQPLHPLHQRHVTVPTSVPQQQVFTLAEPKKKPSHLLYSLARSALFRK; from the exons ATGAATCCAAGTCTGAGGTCTGGTTGTAGAGTCCAGGTGCAACCGGTTTTATCCGAGCCTTGCTATGAAGAAAACCGGCTAAACCGACTAAAATCTCATGCCCAGTCTGTTCCTGTGATTGCCGATGGCCAGGCCAAGCTATACCCATCCAGGACAGTTCGTCTGTTTCCCACACAGGCAAAATCTGAGGATGGTGCTTCACAAAGAGGTCCACCTGTCACACCACAGGCTTGGTCTGGATTGGCTGGCTTTCGTGTCATGGGTTCTTTTAAAAAACTGCGGACTTCAGTTCTCCAAGGAATTCAGAACAGGAGCAATGCCATGGGAGCCAGTCAGGAGAGAAACTTATCCTCGGTGATTGAAGATAGTAGTAGTTTTTTGGTAACCAAACGAGAGATTTCCATCAGTCAAACCCACGaaactgaaaaagtgttaaaTGGGACATCTCGAACCAGAAAGACATCTTCGGTTTCAGATGAGGATGATTGTGAGGAGGTGTGTGGGTTTCAGAGGAATTCACACTTTTCTCAGAGTATCCGCAAGGCTTATGGGGCAGGACGGATATCAATGCTTGACATGGTCAACAAACAGAGCCTGTCTACTGCTGAGCCAGACCCCGTCAACACTGTGGAATCCACAGAACCTTGCAATAACCAAGACACTCAAGGAAATGTCAAGGTTCTCAAAAGACTAAGCAAAAGCGCAGATAATCTCCACGTTTTTAAGACTCATTTTAGACGCAAAGTTGCCACAGCTGAGCCACAAAACCCAGAATGTTCCAGCACTGTAATGCTTCAGAGGACCTCCAGCTCCTCATCGGTTGACTTGCAGGAACATGTTTTAGGTAGCCATCAAAGCCCCATGAGAACACGAGGACATTTGCAAAAGCTTGTCGGTAGTTTAACTGACCTCACAGTCAAGCGCAAAAACATTGCAAGCCCTTCTCCAAGAGTGCCAGTGTCACCCCTTAGTCAGCTACATGACGACTACTCGCGCAGAACTCCTTGTGTCCCCACTAGCGGGCGCCAACGTAGGCCTTCGCCTGTACCCACCAAAACCCAGCAGGACAGTACTTGCCAAACCATTCCAATTTTACACCCTGCTCCCTCTTGTCCTGCAGTCTTTATCTCTGACCTGGATGACTCTCTGGAGCCTCCTAGCAAAACCACAGCCCTTATAAGTGACTATGTACAGATGGCCGTGTCCTCATCTGAGCTGCATATTGGTGACTCGGCTTGTCCACCGGAAAAATACTGTGAACCTATGGAGTGCcatcaaaatggattaaatgatCACTACTCTCAAATTCCCCAGCAGTGCTCAAGCCCTTGTCTGAAGCCAACAGTCAATGGCAATGATGTTAACTTGCAG TGTTTATGGACTGAAGAGAGAGAAACTGATGATCTTGag GCTTCATCAGATAACCGCATCACCAGAGCGTTTCTTAAAAGTGATGAGGCCTCGACCCCTGCTGCTTCACCCATCACAAACAGCTGCTGCTCAGAATCTCCATTGGGAACTCCAACAACACCAAACTCTCCAGCTTTTGTCAGTGCCTCCCCCACCTCTGTAGTGCCCAGGAAGAGAGCAGGTCGCTCCAAACCCCGTCCAGTGTCCGACTATGGCCAGTTGGCCAGCTCAAAGTTCTGCATCCTCGAGGAGGACAGGGAGTTGGAGAATATGGACTATACTTCCCAAAAGGACTACATTAGCAATGGCAGCTACATAGAGAGCAGCAGACCTGAGAACGGTCATGTGTGCACTCAGAAAGAAAGCAGAAAAAGACGTCCAATCTCCGTTATTGGAGGAGTGGATCTGTATTCATCTCAACCTGCCGAGCAGAAGGATGACACTGAGAGTTTGCCCTCT CCGGTTTGTCGTCCTCCAGTGCCCTCTCACAGGGTGCCTCCATACCGAGCAGTTTCTGCCCGTCTGAGACCCTGCGTCTTCTCCCAAAGCACACCGATTGGCCTGGATCGGATGGGGCGTCGCAAAGGGCGCAGAGTGCTCAGTG acGGCAGCTCTGATCCAATGCTTGAGGACAGTGTGAGTGAGGAGGATGGCAGCTTTGAAGAACTGACTGAAGGAACACCATATCTTCAACCAGAAGTCGATCTTTTTACTCTCAATCAG CACATAGAGTCGGGTCGGGCCGTGTATGCAGAGGCTCTGTGGGACCATGTCACAATGGAGGAGCAGGAGCTGGCCTTTAAAGCCGGGGAGGTGATCCGAGTTCTGGATGTTCAGGAGCAGGACTGGTGGTGGGGGATGGTGGGCGATCGGGAGGCTTGGTTTCCCTCTAGCTTTGTGCGG GTTCGGGTGAATCAAGAGGATTCGAGCAGTGAGAGTGTAGAAAGCACGCCAGATACAGAGGAGCCCATCCCATCAGACTCGCACAAACAAAACCCTGAGCACCGAAAGCAGATGAGAGCCAATGTGGTCAAAGAGATTATGGACACGGAGCGAGTTTACATCAAACATCTCAAAGATATCTGTGAG GGATATATTCGTCAATGTAGAAAGCACCCTGGCATGTTCACAGACACACAGCTAAAGACAATCTTCAGCAACATCGAGGACATCTACAGGTTCCAGAGGAAGTTTCTGAAGGATTTGGAAAGGAAATACAACCCTGAAAATCCTCATCTAAGTGAGATAGGCTCCTGCTTCCTTCAACAG gaGGAAGGTTTCTCCATATACTCTGAGTACTGTAACACACATCCAGTAGCGTGTGCTGAACTGCAGCGACTGATGAAACAGAGCCGATATAAACACTTCTTTGAAGCCTGTCGTCTCCTGCAGCAGATGATTGACATTTCCATTGCTGGATTCTTGCTCACACCAGTGCAGAAGATTTGTAAATACCCTCTTCAGCTAGGAGAGCTTTTGAAATACACACCCAAAGAACACAG TGACTTTGCAGGGGTGTGTGCGGCACATAAAGCGATGAAGAATGTGGCAAGTCTGATAAATGAGAGGAAAAGGCGTCTTGAGAGCATTGACACCATCGCTCACTGGCAGGTGGCCATCCTGCACTGGGCG GGTGAGGATGTGTTAGCAAGAAGCTCAGAGCTCATCCACTCTGGCGAGTTAACTCGGATAGTACGGCCTGGAAAAACCCAGCAGCGCAGCTACTTTCTGTTTGACCATCAGCTGGTGTTCTGTAAGAAAGACGTCCTGCgcagagacctgctgcactacCGCGGCCGTATGGACACAGATCTGCTGGAGCCGAGTGACCTGCCTGATGGACGGCACACAGAGCTGGGCCTGCTGAAGAACGCCTTTCTCCTGCGCCATGCGGAGAACCTGAACGTGCTGTGTGTGCTGTGCTGCAAGAAGAGCCAGGATAAGCAGCGATGGCTACAGGCTTTTGCCCGGGAGCGTAAACGTGTACAGGAAGACCAAGAGATGG GGATGGAGATTACTGAAGCCCAGAGGAAGCAAGCAGTTCATAATGCCAGGAAATCTAAACACGGCAAAATGAAAA ATATGAATTATTCTGGCCATCCTGCGCCTCCCCACCATCAGCCTCTTCATCCTCTTCATCAGAGACATGTGACTGTGCCAACCAGCGTCCCTCAGCAGCAGGTCTTTACTTTAGCAGAGCCCAAAAAGAAGCCTTCACACCTGCTGTATTCTCTCGCCCGCAGTGCCCTCTTCAGGAAATGA